The following proteins are encoded in a genomic region of Populus trichocarpa isolate Nisqually-1 chromosome 13, P.trichocarpa_v4.1, whole genome shotgun sequence:
- the LOC7474647 gene encoding uncharacterized protein LOC7474647, whose product MKPNLLNADSFLIFNSLSSLTRNSIPFPRNSIPLPNHFLSVISPHPNSSRPSRLIPICSSSNPTRKQSTSTNEQVSLNSNVEVLGADELERNLNVQVGNPIVPNYIQSWTKLSLSDQAFFLLSFIACTTSIAFTSLVVAAVPTLYAMGKAATSFSKLADTAREELPSTMAAIRLSGMEISDLTLELSDLSQEITDGVNKSAQAVQAAEAGIRQIGALAHQHTMSMIQERASLPIISLQPVVAGAAKKTSRAVGQATKTIMNIISRGEFNSENEDASAIDRVEI is encoded by the exons ATGAAACCCAATCTCCTAAACGCTGattcctttcttatttttaattcattaagtTCACTAACAAGGAATTCAATTCCATTTCCCAGAAATTCAATTCCACTCCCCAATCATTTTCTCTCCGTAATATCCCCACACCCCAACTCCTCAAGACCCTCTCGTTTAATTCCAATTTGCTCTTCTTCAAATCCCACTAGAAAACAATCCACTTCCACTAATGAACAAGTGTCATTGAATTCAAATGTTGAAGTTCTTGGTGCAGATGAATTGGAGAGGAACTTGAATGTCCAAGTTGGGAATCCAATTGTTCCCAATTATATTCAGTCATGGACTAAGCTTAGTTTGAGTGATCAAGCTTTCtttctcttatcttttattGCTTGCAcg ACTTCTATAGCATTTACAAGccttgttgttgctgctgttcCAACACTCTAT GCAATGGGGAAAGCAGCAACATCTTTTTCGAAGCTAGCAGATACAGCTCGTGAGGAACTGCCCAGTACAATGGCTGCAATTAGGCTTTCAGGCATGGAAATAAGTGATCTTACATTGGAATTAAGTGATTTGAG CCAAGAGATAACTGATGGGGTCAATAAATCAGCTCAAGCAGTTCAAGCAGCAGAAGCTGGAATTCGACAGATTGGTGCACTTGCTCACCAACATACTATGT CTATGATTCAAGAGAGGGCTAGTCTGCCAATCATCTCCCTGCAGCCAGTTGTTGCTGGTGCTGCAAAGAAGACTTCCCGTGCTGTTGGTCAAGCCACTAAGACCATCATGAATATTATATCACGAGGAGAATTCAATTCAGAGAATGAAGATGCGAGTGCAATTGATAGGGTGGAAATATAA